In Silene latifolia isolate original U9 population chromosome 3, ASM4854445v1, whole genome shotgun sequence, a single window of DNA contains:
- the LOC141648602 gene encoding uncharacterized protein LOC141648602, protein MAPKFHPALAVTNIKNHVTVTLRMDNDQYPLWVALFMNHAKSTRVLHHLIDPKSGKPADPVTADEKEQWETIDATVLQWIYATVSTELLETIVEEDSTAKACWKRIQDIFQDNQYSRAVTLEQEFSGTSMGDFSSVSAYCQRLKSLADQLKNVGSPVTNNRLVLQLVSGLTPAYQSVGTIIRQADPLPQFYRARSMLTLEEAGIAKAASTALYVNKHDDGSASSGQSILGRPPSNANKNNNKNGNKKKNGGNKGNKGGKQGDANSGGVSQPNGQTASSLSPAPWHGYGGWPWGPSAWPYPPCPYPTAPSFGVGTRAPGPRPQAPPRPQAYSAENPPSQTDIEQAMYTLGMTPPDPRWFMDTGATSQMASDAGNLSSYVNSSIHNGITVGNGETIPIKGYGNTTLDKPHPPLHLKNVIHVPKIVKNLVSVRKFTTDNSVTVEFDPLGFCVKDYKLDGDASHEV, encoded by the coding sequence ATGGCACCTAAGTTTCATCCCGCTCTTGCCGTCACTAACATCAAAAACCACGTTACCGTTACCCTCAGAATGGACAACGACCAATATCCGCTATGGGTAGCGCTCTTCATGAATCACGCTAAGTCGACACGCGTGCTTCATCATCTCATCGACCCTAAGTCCGGCAAACCTGCCGATCCTGTCACGGCCGACGAGAAGGAGCAGTGGGAAACTATTGATGCAACGGTCCTTCAATGGATCTATGCGACGGTTTCAACAGAACTTCTTGAAACTATAGTTGAAGAAGACTCAACCGCAAAGGCTTGTTGGAAAAGAATTCAAGACATTTTTCAAGACAACCAGTACAGTCGCGCTGTGACTCTTGAACAAGAATTCTCCGGCACGTCTATGGGTGATTTTTCCTCTGTCTCGGCCTACTGTCAAAGGCTAAAGAGTTTGGCTGATCAATTGAAGAACGTTGGTTCTCCAGTTACCAACAACCGTCTTGTTCTTCAATTGGTCTCGGGTCTCACGCCAGCATATCAAAGCGTGGGTACCATTATTCGCCAAGCCGACCCTCTCCCTCAATTCTATCGTGCACGATCTATGCTTACCCTTGAGGAGGCGGGCATTGCCAAGGCTGCCTCCACGGCTCTCTATGTGAACAAGCATGATGACGGCTCTGCGTCGTCGGGTCAATCAATCCTGGGTCGTCCTCCCTCTAATGccaacaagaacaataataaaaatggaaataagaagaagaatggtGGCAATAAGGGAAACAAAGGTGGAAAGCAGGGTGATGCAAATTCAGGGGGTGTGTCGCAGCCAAATGGACAAACGGCGTCTTCTCTTTCTCCTGCTCCGTGGCACGGCTATGGCGGCTGGCCATGGGGACCGTCGGCCTGGCCGTATCCCCCGTGTCCCTACCCCACTGCTCCTAGCTTTGGGGTAGGGACACGGGCACCAGGGCCACGTCCGCAAGCTCCTCCTCGACCACAAGCTTATTCAGCCGAGAATCCGCCTTCTCAGACGGATATCGAACAAGCCATGTACACTCTGGGCATGACTCCTCCTGATCCGCGTTGGTTCATGGATACCGGGGCAACATCTCAAATGGCGTCGGACGCAGGTAATCTCTCGTCTTATGTTAATTCTAGCATTCATAACGGTATAACTGTCGGAAATGGTGAAACAATTCCAATTAAGGGCTATGGTAACACGACACTCGACAAACCACACCCACCACTCCATCTTAAAAATGTCATTCATGTACCCAAAATTGTCAAAAACTTAGTTTCTGTCCGAAAATTCACTACGGATAATTCGGTAACTGTAGAATTTGACCCACTTGGTTTTTGTGTGAAGGACTACAAGCTAGACGGGGACGCGTCTCATGAGGTGTAA
- the LOC141647017 gene encoding uncharacterized protein LOC141647017 produces MIQEDQNQMCDNSNCGDESNVVRSSTSSKKLKQTKVPQRGLGVAQLEKIRIEEQQKKHAKHSPPPPPPPPPPPPPPSPPPLIPSGPLLRTHSMPSLGWPTIPFNGNNVNLPMLWNNHELCNDQKRENNSSFLRDLSLPYETCSIGPVPNLMPKVHTYQHLQSSNSLVNNVSSTTLMNSPCYSSVTSFLMEPPSNQNYVNNYLPSWPDDQKVMVGMKRGCPFSIDEPPIPKFRSTFAPIPNPPIGSEESTSCQNGGTMHNLEPPIFRDFRSCPRVTHESTTNLRKSSNASKSQTGNCNEELLTLAPATITPSFHNSVSRHFKHLPYQVSYDDAFVDTRYGGSSQQPRCISLFPSTELQATSESPAAPTSHNACNGEVGENIDLNLRL; encoded by the exons ATGATTCAAGAAGATCAAAATCAAATGTGTGATAATAGTAATTGTGGTGATGAAAGTAATGTTGTTAGatcatcaacatcatcaaagAAATTGAAGCAAACAAAAGTACCACAAAGAGGGTTAGGTGTGGCACAACTTGAGAAAATTAGAATAGaagaacaacaaaaaaaacaTGCAAAAcattcaccaccaccacctcctcctcctcctcctccgccacCTCCTCCGTCTCCACCGCCTTTGATTCCATCGGGTCCTTTATTAAGGACCCACTCGATGCCTAGTCTTGGATGGCCAACAATTCCTTTCAATGGAAATAATGTTAATTTGCCTATGTTGTGGAATAACCATGAGTTGTGTAATGATCAGAAAAGGGAAAACAATTCTTCCTTTTTACGCGATTTGAGTTTGCCATACGAGACTTGTTCGATTGGACCGGTGCCTAATCTTATGCCGAAAGTCCATACCTATCAGCATTTACAATCTTCCAATTCATTG GTGAATAATGTATCGTCGACAACATTAATGAATTCGCCATGTTATTCGTCTGTGACGAGTTTTCTAATGGAGCCCCCTTCAAACCAAAATTATGTTAACAATTACTTGCCATCTTGGCCAGATGATCAAAAG GTGATGGTTGGTATGAAAAGAGGATGTCCCTTTTCGATAGACGAGCCTCCAATTCCTAAATTCCGGAGCACATTTGCTCCAATCCCTAATCCACCCATCGGATCAGAGGAATCAACATCATGTCAGAACGGAGGGACGATGCATAACTTGGAACCTCCAATCTTTAG AGATTTCCGGTCATGTCCAAGAGTCACACATGAATCGACAACAAACCTGAGGAAGAGCAGTAATGCCAGTAAATCACAGACTGGCAACTGTAATGAAGAACTACTCACCCTTGCTCCTGCGACAATCACACCGTCTTTTCATAATTCCGTTTCAAGACATTTTAAACATTTACCATATCAA GTAAGCTATGATGATGCCTTTGTCGATACGAGATATGGAGGTTCAAGCCAGCAACCTAGATGTATTAGCCTCTTCCCATCCACAGAGTTGCAAGCGACGTCAGAATCACCAGCGGCACCAACCAGTCATAATGCTTGTAATGGTGAAGTAGGCGAAAATATTGATCTTAATTTAAGGTTATAA